From one Rubrobacter xylanophilus genomic stretch:
- a CDS encoding MgtC/SapB family protein, translating to MEEIEISQLEVVARLLAAMVLCGLIGLERELRDQPAGFRTHILLGLGAALFTLVSAYGFKEFTELALEAGGGVQFDPTRIAAQIVTGIGFLGAGAILRQGLDVRGLTTAASLWAAAAVGTAAGAGYFFGAAATTAIVLAALYLLREFRAWVVARRGMEFGLLQVTLEEGEGDVSGVTETLQRYGGELRRLDAEVEEGAVHYTVQVRLPSEVPVQEMLAELSRLPGVRRAGISGLHPAE from the coding sequence ATGGAAGAGATCGAGATCTCCCAGCTCGAGGTTGTGGCGCGGCTTCTGGCGGCGATGGTGCTGTGTGGGCTCATAGGCCTCGAGCGCGAGCTGCGGGATCAGCCGGCCGGCTTCAGGACGCACATCCTGCTCGGCCTCGGCGCGGCGCTCTTCACCCTGGTCTCGGCCTACGGCTTCAAGGAGTTCACCGAGCTGGCCCTGGAGGCGGGTGGCGGGGTACAGTTCGACCCCACCCGCATCGCGGCCCAGATCGTGACCGGCATCGGCTTTCTGGGTGCGGGGGCGATCCTCCGGCAAGGGCTGGACGTCCGCGGTCTCACCACGGCGGCGAGCCTGTGGGCCGCGGCGGCGGTCGGAACGGCGGCCGGGGCCGGGTACTTCTTCGGGGCAGCGGCCACCACCGCCATCGTCCTGGCGGCCCTCTACCTGCTGCGGGAGTTCCGCGCGTGGGTGGTCGCCCGGCGCGGGATGGAGTTCGGTCTCCTGCAGGTGACGCTGGAGGAGGGCGAAGGGGACGTCTCGGGGGTCACGGAGACGCTGCAGCGGTACGGCGGCGAGCTCCGGCGCCTCGACGCCGAGGTGGAAGAAGGGGCCGTCCACTACACGGTGCAGGTGCGGCTCCCGTCCGAGGTGCCCGTGCAGGAGATGCTGGCCGAGCTCTCCCGACTCCCCGGGGTCCGGCGGGCGGGGATCAGCGGTCTTCACCCGGCGGAGTAG
- a CDS encoding CHAD domain-containing protein has translation MQDRREVEWQLEAPDLGRLAARLEALVAEGMLLPPRRRRITDLYLDTADWSLYRAGYALRLRSAGRGAEATMKSLAARGGDGLRERREISEPLLKPDARLLEGSGPVGRRVRALAGRRELGVLFRVETDRTSYAFLLAGRKAATVELDSCEIRAGTGGRRLLRRVEVETEPGVPAGELEDFVRELRETCGLSPAALSKYEAGLRAAGLSPPGPPELGPEGTGHSPVLGELAFAVMRSQMRRFLAHEPGTRLGDDPEELHDMRVACRRLRTALRVFRKALPGSAARFRGELGWIGGVLGEVRDLDVLLAQEGELPDGLRRALEREREEARDRMLQALDSRRYWCFVEEFAGFLRRGDRGHTPGADRPVLEAAPELVVGEHRRVREAGARIGPNSPAEDYHRLRRRLRRLRYTLEFFSGFYGAAAPEYISTLKNLQDLLGEHQDAAVAAATLRHLAREGRTAVAEGLARACEERARELRGLLPGRYPEMEGPLWQRLRREMERRRSSSES, from the coding sequence ATGCAGGACCGCCGCGAGGTCGAGTGGCAGCTCGAGGCCCCGGACCTGGGGCGCCTCGCCGCCCGGCTCGAAGCCTTGGTCGCGGAGGGGATGCTCCTCCCGCCGCGGCGCCGGAGGATCACCGACCTCTACCTGGACACCGCCGACTGGAGTCTCTACCGGGCGGGGTACGCCCTGCGCTTGCGGAGCGCCGGCAGAGGGGCCGAGGCCACCATGAAGTCCCTGGCCGCGCGCGGCGGGGACGGGCTCCGGGAGCGCCGGGAGATCTCCGAGCCGCTCCTGAAGCCCGATGCCCGCCTCCTTGAAGGCTCCGGACCCGTGGGAAGGCGGGTGCGGGCCCTCGCCGGCCGTCGGGAGCTCGGGGTTCTCTTCCGGGTGGAGACCGACCGGACTTCCTACGCCTTCCTGCTCGCCGGTCGGAAGGCCGCGACCGTGGAGCTGGACTCCTGCGAGATCCGTGCCGGAACCGGTGGCCGCCGCCTCCTCCGGCGGGTCGAGGTGGAGACCGAGCCTGGCGTGCCCGCCGGAGAGCTCGAGGACTTCGTCCGGGAGCTGCGCGAGACCTGCGGGCTCTCTCCGGCCGCTCTCTCGAAGTACGAGGCCGGGCTGCGGGCCGCCGGCCTCTCCCCGCCGGGGCCTCCGGAGCTGGGTCCGGAGGGGACCGGGCACTCCCCGGTGCTCGGGGAGCTCGCCTTCGCGGTGATGCGCTCCCAGATGCGCCGCTTTCTCGCCCACGAGCCCGGGACCCGGCTCGGGGACGACCCCGAGGAGCTGCACGACATGCGGGTCGCGTGCCGGAGGCTGCGGACCGCGCTGCGGGTCTTCCGGAAGGCGCTGCCCGGGAGCGCCGCGCGCTTTCGCGGGGAGCTGGGCTGGATCGGCGGGGTGCTCGGGGAGGTCAGGGATCTGGACGTGCTCCTCGCCCAGGAAGGGGAGCTGCCGGACGGGCTGCGGCGGGCGCTGGAGAGGGAACGAGAGGAGGCCCGCGACAGGATGCTCCAGGCGCTCGACTCCCGGCGCTACTGGTGCTTCGTTGAGGAGTTCGCCGGATTTCTCCGGCGGGGGGATCGCGGCCACACTCCGGGTGCCGACCGGCCGGTTTTGGAGGCTGCTCCCGAACTCGTGGTAGGGGAGCACCGCCGGGTGAGAGAGGCCGGTGCCCGCATCGGGCCGAACTCTCCTGCGGAGGACTACCACCGGCTGCGCCGCCGGTTGAGGAGGCTCCGCTACACGCTGGAGTTCTTCTCCGGCTTCTACGGGGCGGCGGCGCCGGAGTACATCTCCACCCTCAAGAATCTGCAGGACCTGCTCGGGGAGCACCAGGACGCCGCTGTCGCGGCGGCTACGCTGCGGCATCTCGCGCGCGAGGGACGCACGGCCGTGGCGGAGGGGCTCGCGCGGGCCTGCGAGGAGCGGGCGCGCGAGTTGCGGGGTCTCCTCCCCGGGCGCTACCCGGAGATGGAAGGGCCGCTCTGGCAGAGGCTGCGCCGGGAGATGGAGCGGCGCCGTTCGAGCTCGGAAAGCTGA
- a CDS encoding SixA phosphatase family protein translates to MDLYLVRHAVAHVRDPERWPDDGRRPLTPRGERKFRAAARGLSRLLPAAEVVLLSSPYERAWRTARILAEEGAWPGPISLGALLPGARVEETAAALAEHVGTVVAVGHRPSLHRLAAYLLTREAEGAEIRIKKGGAAYLGFEGPLEPGAGELRWLLTPKMLRSLA, encoded by the coding sequence GTGGATCTCTATCTCGTGCGGCACGCCGTCGCCCACGTGCGCGACCCGGAGCGCTGGCCGGACGACGGCCGGCGGCCGCTCACGCCCCGGGGAGAGCGCAAGTTCCGCGCCGCGGCCCGGGGACTCTCGCGGCTGCTGCCCGCCGCGGAGGTGGTGCTCCTGAGCAGCCCCTACGAGCGGGCCTGGAGGACCGCCCGGATACTCGCCGAAGAGGGAGCCTGGCCGGGCCCGATCTCCTTAGGTGCCCTGCTGCCCGGTGCGCGGGTGGAGGAGACAGCGGCGGCCCTCGCGGAGCACGTCGGGACGGTCGTCGCCGTCGGTCACCGTCCCTCGCTGCACCGGCTGGCGGCGTATCTCCTCACCCGGGAGGCCGAAGGCGCGGAGATCCGGATAAAGAAGGGCGGGGCCGCGTACCTCGGCTTCGAGGGGCCTCTGGAGCCGGGTGCCGGAGAGCTGCGGTGGCTGCTCACCCCGAAGATGCTCCGTTCGCTCGCCTGA
- a CDS encoding 2'-5' RNA ligase family protein — MGVDVYERIWRRFVREGRLEFGGYMDPNWRNGHDRSASFIVPVDAQGLRERLEPLREALRPFPFVSLHPDHFLHITLVMAGFAAEDPGKTGEIPRDRIAELGERASRALSGFEAFEVRLEGLNAFPGAAFVEVHDEGRMERLRSVLCRNCGLKKPPGPPHLTLAYFQVPDGTPAPQALISTIERYRGWPVGRLLVDRVELSLLDLKRRYPPPEPLVQIPLRRANGASSG; from the coding sequence ATGGGCGTGGACGTCTACGAGCGCATCTGGCGGCGCTTCGTCCGGGAAGGTCGGCTGGAGTTCGGGGGCTACATGGACCCGAACTGGCGGAACGGTCACGACCGCTCGGCCTCGTTCATCGTCCCGGTGGACGCGCAGGGCCTCCGCGAGCGGCTAGAGCCCCTGCGCGAGGCCCTGCGGCCCTTCCCCTTCGTCTCGCTGCACCCGGACCATTTCCTGCACATAACGCTGGTGATGGCCGGCTTCGCGGCGGAGGACCCGGGAAAGACGGGTGAGATCCCCCGCGACCGGATAGCGGAGCTCGGGGAGAGGGCCTCGAGGGCCCTCTCGGGTTTCGAAGCCTTCGAGGTGCGCCTCGAGGGCCTCAACGCCTTCCCGGGCGCGGCCTTCGTGGAGGTGCACGACGAGGGGCGGATGGAGCGCCTGAGGTCCGTATTGTGCCGGAACTGCGGCCTGAAGAAGCCCCCGGGACCGCCGCACCTCACGCTCGCTTACTTCCAGGTGCCGGACGGAACCCCGGCGCCGCAGGCTCTGATCTCCACCATCGAGCGCTACCGCGGGTGGCCGGTGGGGCGGCTCCTCGTGGACCGGGTCGAGCTCTCGCTGCTGGACCTGAAGCGGCGGTACCCGCCGCCAGAACCCCTGGTCCAGATCCCCCTCAGGCGAGCGAACGGAGCATCTTCGGGGTGA
- a CDS encoding VLRF1 family aeRF1-type release factor produces the protein MARKEEVRAAAESVAGHPGPVLSAYLGVSADRPENQERAYLLRLREAMDDLGVPEAVQRRVRERLESETHPGGRTLAVFAAEDGLLEIYRLNLDLPEGFRWGEPHTAPLLLALDAYEPYGAAVVDAERFRYFVVSPLESGETARGYREVDLSPQTPGPRGKADHDPMSRRSEANVHRYYNQLGELIREVTFREGVRRLILAGPKERTAGLRKNLPEDVRERVVAEEHVDLGAPEGELLERLEAARMEAERRRQRGLLEKIRESGVRGLEPTLKALQEENRVHHLAVLWDLEGEVRWSDADGLAVTDITAEKSPFSGEPTRTKPLLDALLELAASRGARVDLVRGEENARLLREELGGVAGMPRF, from the coding sequence ATGGCACGGAAGGAAGAGGTCAGGGCAGCCGCAGAGTCCGTCGCCGGGCATCCCGGCCCCGTACTCTCCGCCTACCTCGGGGTGAGCGCCGACAGGCCCGAGAACCAGGAGCGGGCCTACCTGCTGCGGCTGCGGGAGGCGATGGACGACCTCGGGGTGCCGGAGGCCGTTCAACGACGGGTGAGGGAGCGTCTGGAGTCCGAGACCCACCCCGGCGGCCGGACGCTGGCCGTCTTCGCGGCCGAGGACGGCCTGCTCGAGATATACCGGCTGAACCTGGACCTTCCCGAAGGCTTCCGGTGGGGGGAGCCCCACACCGCTCCGCTCCTGCTGGCCCTCGACGCCTACGAGCCCTACGGCGCGGCGGTCGTCGACGCCGAACGGTTCCGATATTTCGTGGTCTCCCCGCTGGAGAGCGGCGAGACGGCCCGCGGCTACCGGGAGGTGGACCTCTCTCCCCAGACTCCGGGGCCGCGGGGCAAGGCAGACCACGACCCGATGAGCCGCCGGTCGGAGGCCAACGTGCACCGCTACTACAACCAGCTCGGGGAGCTCATCCGGGAGGTGACCTTCCGGGAGGGGGTGCGGCGTCTGATCCTGGCGGGCCCGAAGGAGAGGACCGCCGGGCTGCGCAAAAACCTCCCCGAGGACGTGCGGGAGAGGGTGGTGGCCGAAGAGCACGTGGACCTCGGGGCTCCGGAGGGCGAGCTCCTGGAACGGCTCGAGGCCGCAAGGATGGAGGCCGAGCGCCGGCGCCAGCGCGGGCTGCTGGAGAAGATCCGGGAGAGCGGCGTCCGCGGACTCGAACCCACCCTCAAGGCCCTGCAGGAGGAGAACCGGGTGCACCACCTGGCCGTCCTGTGGGACCTGGAGGGCGAGGTCCGGTGGTCGGACGCCGACGGGCTGGCCGTAACGGACATAACCGCCGAGAAGAGCCCGTTCTCCGGCGAGCCCACCCGCACAAAGCCGCTGCTCGACGCCCTGCTGGAGCTAGCCGCCTCCCGCGGTGCCCGGGTGGACCTCGTCCGCGGCGAGGAGAACGCCCGGTTGTTGCGCGAGGAGCTCGGCGGCGTAGCCGGGATGCCCCGGTTCTGA
- a CDS encoding ArsR/SmtB family transcription factor: MTNPPGLPADLEVGRENAELCLLARFFNGFSNSTRLSIMLLLARRGEMRVGELVRELGAPQPRISDHLRCLSWCGYVKVRRSGRNAYYSLADERVLEVLRLGWEILQDNVDRVRSCEEIDGRQRRRPA; the protein is encoded by the coding sequence ATGACGAATCCGCCGGGGCTCCCGGCAGACCTCGAGGTCGGGCGCGAGAACGCCGAGCTGTGCCTGCTGGCCAGGTTCTTCAACGGCTTCTCCAACTCCACCAGGCTCTCCATCATGCTGCTGCTGGCCCGGCGGGGCGAGATGCGGGTCGGCGAGCTGGTGAGAGAGCTCGGGGCCCCGCAGCCCCGGATCTCCGACCACCTGCGCTGTCTCTCCTGGTGCGGTTACGTCAAGGTCCGGCGCTCCGGGCGCAACGCCTACTACTCGCTCGCCGACGAGCGGGTGCTGGAGGTGCTCCGGTTGGGCTGGGAGATCCTGCAGGACAACGTGGACCGGGTCCGCTCCTGCGAGGAGATCGACGGCCGGCAACGCCGGCGCCCCGCCTAG
- a CDS encoding delta(1)-pyrroline-2-carboxylate reductase family protein yields MRSFGTRETMELLPYGPLAESIREVVLAAAEGRATAPPRVRVPLPEGGTLLVMPASDGELAITKLVTVHPRNASRGLPTIRGEVVVLAAETGERLGLLDGGAVTARRTAALSLLAARALAPRPESPLLVVGAGTQGRSHLEAFREGLGVRRAFIASRTPQSAEGLAAHARDLGMEARAVRRPEEALAEARLVVTATTSREPVLPEKLHPETFVAAVGAYTPEAAELPPALVAEGSVFVDTLEGAREEAGDLIRAAAAGAFRWEEATEFAGALREGKRPAGGPVIFKSVGHALWDLAAARRALRG; encoded by the coding sequence ATGAGGTCCTTCGGCACGAGGGAGACGATGGAGCTCCTGCCCTACGGCCCCCTGGCGGAGAGCATCCGCGAGGTGGTCCTCGCGGCGGCCGAAGGACGTGCCACGGCCCCGCCGCGGGTACGCGTCCCGCTGCCGGAAGGCGGCACGCTCCTCGTCATGCCGGCCTCCGACGGGGAGCTGGCGATCACAAAGCTCGTCACCGTCCACCCCCGGAACGCCTCCCGCGGGCTGCCCACCATCCGGGGCGAGGTGGTGGTGCTGGCGGCGGAGACCGGCGAGCGGCTCGGGCTGCTGGACGGAGGCGCTGTCACGGCGCGGCGCACCGCCGCGCTCAGCCTGCTCGCCGCGCGAGCGCTCGCTCCCCGCCCGGAGAGCCCGCTCCTGGTGGTGGGCGCCGGGACCCAGGGCCGCTCGCACCTGGAGGCCTTCCGGGAAGGCCTCGGCGTCCGGCGGGCCTTCATCGCCTCCCGCACCCCACAGAGCGCCGAAGGGCTCGCCGCCCACGCCCGAGATCTGGGGATGGAGGCCCGGGCCGTAAGACGGCCGGAGGAGGCGCTCGCGGAGGCCCGGCTCGTGGTCACCGCCACCACCAGCCGCGAGCCCGTGCTGCCGGAGAAGCTGCACCCGGAGACCTTCGTCGCCGCGGTGGGAGCCTACACCCCGGAGGCTGCCGAGCTCCCGCCCGCCCTGGTGGCGGAAGGAAGCGTCTTCGTGGACACCCTGGAGGGGGCCAGGGAGGAGGCCGGGGACCTCATCCGCGCCGCCGCAGCGGGAGCCTTCCGGTGGGAGGAGGCCACCGAGTTCGCCGGGGCGCTCCGCGAGGGAAAGCGGCCGGCGGGAGGGCCCGTGATCTTCAAGAGCGTCGGCCACGCCCTGTGGGATCTCGCCGCCGCTCGCCGCGCCCTGCGCGGATGA
- the solA gene encoding N-methyl-L-tryptophan oxidase: MPEPREDVTTRPENAYDVAVVGLGGMGSAAAWHLARRGHRVLGLERFGAAHEMGSSHGRSRIIRQAYFEGPEYVPLLLRAYELWEELQRESGRDLLRITGALMIGSPQGELVSGSLGSAGEHGLPHELLDARRLRERFPALKPSPDEVALYEERGGFLQPEECVRAHLDLAAKRGAELHFEEPVLSWRATGDRVEVRTASGAYEAEHLVITAGPWAPELLSDLGLPLRVERRVMLWFEHRPGTPLPVVLWEPEDGELFYVIPDGWRGGVKAALHHAGGSRCTPETLDREIREEEVLSVRERLARYIPALAGRCLDAKACMYTLTPDGHFVVSRHPAEPRVAMACGFSGHGFKFCGVVGEILADLISEGTTPHPIGLFSPGRFAR, translated from the coding sequence GTGCCGGAACCGCGGGAGGACGTGACCACACGGCCTGAGAACGCGTACGACGTCGCGGTAGTCGGGCTGGGCGGGATGGGGAGCGCCGCCGCCTGGCACCTGGCGCGCCGCGGACACCGGGTGCTGGGTCTGGAACGCTTCGGTGCGGCCCACGAGATGGGCTCCAGCCACGGCCGCTCGAGGATCATCCGCCAGGCGTACTTCGAGGGACCGGAGTACGTCCCGCTCCTGCTGCGGGCCTACGAGCTGTGGGAGGAGCTGCAGCGGGAGTCCGGCCGCGATCTGCTCAGGATAACCGGCGCCCTCATGATCGGAAGCCCGCAGGGAGAACTGGTCTCCGGCAGCCTCGGCAGCGCCGGAGAGCACGGACTGCCCCACGAGCTGCTGGATGCCCGCCGTCTGCGGGAGCGTTTCCCGGCCCTGAAACCCTCCCCCGACGAGGTGGCCCTCTACGAGGAGCGGGGCGGGTTCCTGCAGCCGGAGGAGTGCGTCCGGGCACACCTGGACCTCGCGGCAAAGCGCGGAGCGGAGCTGCACTTCGAGGAGCCCGTCCTCTCCTGGCGCGCGACGGGCGACCGGGTGGAGGTGCGGACGGCATCGGGAGCATACGAGGCGGAGCATCTCGTGATCACCGCCGGTCCCTGGGCGCCGGAGCTCCTCTCCGACCTGGGGCTTCCCCTGCGGGTTGAGCGGCGGGTGATGCTCTGGTTCGAGCACCGGCCGGGAACCCCGTTGCCGGTCGTCCTCTGGGAGCCGGAGGACGGAGAGCTCTTCTACGTCATCCCGGACGGCTGGCGCGGCGGGGTCAAAGCCGCCCTCCACCACGCCGGCGGCTCCCGATGCACCCCGGAGACGCTGGACAGGGAGATCCGGGAGGAAGAGGTCTTGAGCGTCCGCGAGCGCCTGGCCCGGTACATCCCGGCACTCGCGGGCCGGTGCCTGGACGCGAAGGCCTGCATGTACACCCTCACCCCGGACGGCCACTTCGTCGTCTCACGCCACCCCGCCGAGCCGCGGGTGGCGATGGCCTGCGGCTTCTCGGGGCACGGCTTCAAGTTCTGCGGGGTGGTCGGCGAGATCCTGGCAGACCTGATCTCCGAGGGCACGACCCCACACCCCATCGGCCTCTTCTCCCCCGGGCGGTTCGCGCGATGA
- a CDS encoding sodium-dependent transporter, whose translation MREVFGSRFAFVAAAIGMAVGTGNIWRFPRVAAEWGGGSFLIALVLANLVWAIPILMAESFMGSRSRLGTIGAFREFMGRRFAWMGAYMGFVTIGILFYYSVVCGWAIRYFVYSLSGTISPGVDTRALWESFTGNPAQTILFHLIAITLVGAIVYRGLKGGFESILSVVIPALFVILAILMIRALTLPGAAEGLRYLFVPEWERLGNSQVWLQAFSQMAFSTGAGWGLYLTYAVYMREREDVGLNAAVLCAGNLLASLMAGTAVICTIFALRARGFAEEAFGAGNEGLAFIYFSRLLVEMPGGIVFAPLFYLALALAGLSSLIAMVELATRNVMDMGLDRHRAVGIVVAVAFVAGIPSAYSLTFLSNQDFVWGVGLLIGGLLAALAMMKYGVDRVRSEGGAGSSRFSALYRGLDLIRAELDATSDFRIGRWWPVCILLFPAMFAVLLGWWIYQAIFVFAPDTWWNPFETFSLATMLLQWVVLFVVLYALNDFFADRIGGGPMSGGRRPATDAGEPESGPQRA comes from the coding sequence ATGCGAGAGGTATTCGGGAGCAGGTTCGCCTTCGTGGCCGCCGCGATCGGGATGGCCGTGGGAACCGGAAACATATGGAGGTTTCCGAGGGTGGCGGCCGAGTGGGGCGGGGGATCGTTCCTCATAGCGCTGGTGCTCGCCAACCTGGTGTGGGCCATACCTATCCTCATGGCGGAGTCCTTCATGGGCTCGAGGAGCAGGCTGGGCACCATCGGCGCCTTCAGGGAGTTCATGGGCAGGAGGTTCGCCTGGATGGGCGCGTACATGGGCTTCGTGACCATCGGCATCCTGTTCTATTACTCGGTGGTCTGCGGTTGGGCCATCAGGTACTTCGTCTACTCGCTGAGCGGGACCATATCTCCCGGGGTCGACACCCGCGCGCTCTGGGAGAGCTTCACCGGCAATCCTGCCCAGACGATCCTCTTTCACCTCATCGCCATCACCCTGGTGGGGGCGATAGTCTACCGGGGCTTAAAAGGGGGCTTCGAGAGCATCCTGAGCGTCGTCATCCCCGCGCTGTTCGTGATCCTGGCGATCCTGATGATCCGGGCCCTCACCCTGCCGGGCGCGGCGGAGGGGCTGCGTTACCTGTTCGTCCCCGAATGGGAACGGCTCGGCAACTCCCAGGTCTGGCTGCAGGCATTCAGCCAGATGGCCTTCTCGACCGGAGCCGGCTGGGGCCTCTACCTGACGTACGCGGTGTACATGAGAGAGCGTGAGGACGTGGGTCTAAACGCGGCCGTGCTCTGCGCCGGCAACCTCCTCGCCTCGCTGATGGCGGGCACGGCGGTCATCTGCACGATCTTCGCCCTCAGGGCCCGGGGGTTCGCCGAGGAGGCCTTCGGCGCGGGCAACGAGGGGCTGGCCTTCATCTACTTCAGCCGGCTCCTGGTTGAGATGCCGGGCGGCATCGTCTTCGCCCCGCTCTTCTACCTGGCGCTCGCCCTGGCGGGGCTCTCGAGCCTCATAGCCATGGTCGAGCTCGCCACGCGCAACGTCATGGACATGGGCCTCGACCGCCACCGGGCCGTCGGGATCGTGGTCGCCGTCGCGTTCGTGGCGGGCATCCCCTCCGCCTACAGCCTCACCTTCCTCAGCAACCAGGACTTCGTCTGGGGCGTCGGGCTGCTCATCGGGGGTCTGCTGGCGGCGCTGGCCATGATGAAGTACGGGGTCGACAGGGTCCGTTCCGAAGGAGGGGCCGGCTCCTCCCGGTTCTCGGCGCTGTACCGGGGGCTGGACCTCATCCGGGCCGAGCTGGACGCAACCAGCGACTTCCGGATCGGGCGCTGGTGGCCCGTCTGTATCCTGCTCTTTCCCGCGATGTTCGCGGTGCTGCTCGGGTGGTGGATCTACCAGGCCATCTTCGTGTTCGCCCCGGACACCTGGTGGAACCCGTTCGAAACGTTCAGCCTCGCCACCATGCTGCTGCAGTGGGTGGTCCTCTTCGTCGTGCTGTACGCGCTCAACGATTTCTTCGCCGACAGAATAGGGGGCGGACCGATGTCCGGCGGGCGCCGCCCCGCCACGGACGCCGGGGAACCCGAGAGCGGCCCACAACGAGCATGA
- a CDS encoding aldehyde dehydrogenase family protein: MGGKPIEGAPGGTLSSTNPARLGEVVAEVRLGDAATFVEACRAAREAQKGWASVPAPIRAQVVKRIGRLVEENKEALARLVTREVGKPYAESLGEVQEIIDTCDFFTGEGRRLYGHTVPSEMPDKQLFTFRVPVGVAAIITAGNFPVAVPSWYLVPAILCGNAVVWKPAEYAAAAGDALAQLFFHGGLPDGVLNVVQCEGPVAFEGLELALGEGLVDKVGFTGSTEVGSRIGELCGRYRQSPCLELGGKNPLVVMPDAKVDLAVEGALFSGFGTAGQRCTSLGTAIVHESVYDEFLSRFDRAVREAPVGDPMRDVLYGPMISEKFHERFLGWLELIGGHHTVLGSTGTGRITRDNPRQNFVGDPEEGLYCHPTIVAGVTMEDELYGMETFGPIVGVAKFATFEEAVELANGHGYGLSAAIYTESAREALRFRERISAGMLSVNNSTSGAEAHLPFGGNGKSGNGSRLSGMWVLEQFTRWQAVNWDFSGRLQKAQMDVPELPADMDFRLER; encoded by the coding sequence ATGGGTGGCAAGCCGATCGAAGGCGCACCGGGAGGCACCCTGAGCTCCACGAACCCGGCACGCCTCGGGGAGGTGGTGGCCGAGGTCCGGCTCGGGGACGCCGCGACCTTCGTCGAGGCCTGCCGGGCGGCACGGGAGGCCCAGAAGGGGTGGGCCTCCGTCCCCGCCCCCATCAGGGCGCAGGTGGTCAAGAGGATCGGACGCCTGGTCGAGGAGAACAAGGAGGCGCTTGCCCGCCTCGTCACCCGCGAGGTGGGCAAGCCCTACGCGGAGTCGCTGGGTGAGGTGCAGGAGATCATCGACACCTGCGACTTCTTCACCGGCGAGGGGCGCCGTCTCTACGGACATACCGTCCCCTCGGAGATGCCGGACAAGCAGCTCTTCACCTTCCGGGTGCCGGTGGGGGTCGCCGCGATCATCACCGCGGGGAACTTCCCCGTCGCCGTCCCCTCCTGGTACCTGGTGCCCGCGATCCTCTGTGGCAACGCGGTGGTCTGGAAGCCGGCCGAGTACGCCGCGGCGGCGGGCGACGCCCTGGCGCAGCTCTTCTTCCACGGCGGGCTGCCGGACGGGGTGCTCAACGTGGTGCAGTGCGAGGGTCCCGTGGCCTTCGAGGGTCTCGAGCTGGCCCTCGGGGAGGGCCTGGTAGACAAGGTGGGCTTCACGGGCTCGACCGAGGTGGGGAGCAGGATCGGGGAGCTCTGCGGGCGATACCGCCAGTCGCCCTGCCTGGAGCTCGGCGGCAAGAACCCGCTGGTGGTGATGCCCGATGCGAAGGTCGACCTCGCCGTCGAGGGTGCCCTCTTCAGCGGCTTCGGGACCGCCGGGCAGCGGTGTACCTCCCTGGGCACGGCCATCGTCCACGAGTCGGTCTACGACGAGTTCCTCTCCCGGTTCGACCGGGCGGTGCGGGAGGCGCCCGTCGGCGATCCCATGCGGGACGTCCTCTACGGACCGATGATCAGCGAGAAGTTCCACGAGCGCTTCCTGGGCTGGCTGGAGCTGATAGGCGGGCACCACACCGTTCTCGGTTCCACGGGGACGGGGCGCATAACCCGCGACAACCCGCGCCAGAACTTCGTCGGCGACCCGGAGGAAGGCCTCTACTGCCACCCCACGATCGTCGCCGGGGTGACGATGGAAGACGAGCTCTACGGGATGGAGACCTTCGGTCCCATCGTCGGGGTCGCGAAGTTCGCGACCTTCGAAGAGGCGGTCGAGCTGGCCAACGGCCACGGCTACGGGCTCTCGGCGGCGATCTACACCGAGAGCGCGAGAGAGGCGCTGCGCTTCCGGGAGCGCATCTCGGCGGGGATGCTCAGCGTGAACAACTCCACCAGCGGGGCCGAGGCGCACCTGCCCTTCGGGGGCAACGGCAAGAGCGGCAACGGCAGCCGGCTCTCGGGCATGTGGGTACTGGAGCAGTTCACCCGCTGGCAGGCCGTGAACTGGGACTTCTCGGGCCGCCTGCAGAAGGCCCAGATGGACGTCCCGGAGCTGCCGGCCGACATGGACTTCCGACTGGAGAGGTGA